One window from the genome of Malus domestica chromosome 01, GDT2T_hap1 encodes:
- the LOC103439235 gene encoding zinc finger protein ZAT9-like (The RefSeq protein has 9 substitutions, 1 non-frameshifting indel compared to this genomic sequence), whose product MEKHRICKICNKRFSNGKAMGGHMRSHLAKLPLPPKPQSPPQQQQQHHQLSNSPETSSLPFSTSNRGMHSSLDSALVHDDSDSESHPRNPTRRRSKRRRKVIGKSSPLPFEAEQVSSVSDTFSTEDVARCLIMLSMDKWEKAKVKNGVDESLEKEEEDESDSGGRSDFRIKDRVRSQGKYKCETCDKVFRSYQALGGHRASHKKTIKTQVFDDYEEEEDEDFEENDGQDGNLAVVENHRTFECSVCFRRFDSGQALGGHKKVHYYNNLTNNAPARNVNLSSSSTNFVDNLVIDLNLPAPEEEDEEDEEVSQVEFSTVSD is encoded by the coding sequence ATGGAGAAGCACAGAATCTGCAAGATCTGCAACAAACGGTTCTCTAATGGAAAAGCGATGGGGGGTCACATGAGGTCCCACCTCGCCAAGCTTCCTCTCCCTCCGAAGCCGCAGTCGCCgccgcagcagcagcagcatcacCAACTCAGTAACTCGCCGGAGTCGTCGTCTCTTCCATTTTCGACCTCGAACAGGGGCATGCATTCTTCTCTGGATTCAGCCTTGGTCCACGACGACAGCGACAGCGAGTCCCACCCGAGAAACCCAACGCGGAGAAGATCCAAGCGGCGCCGCAAAGTGATTGGCAAATCTTCGCCGCTGCCGTTCGAGGCAGAACAGGTGAGTTCTGTTTCCGATACTTTTTCAACTGAAGATGTTGCCAGGTGTCTCATCATGCTATCGATGGATAAATGGGAAACAGTGAAAGTAAAAAATGGGGTGGTTGAGTCcgtggagaaggaggaggaagatgaGTCCGACAGCGGCGGCCGTTCAGATTTTCGGATCAAGGATCGGGTCCGGAGTCAGGGAAAGTACAAGTGTGAGACTTGTGACAAAGTGTTCCGATCTTATCAAGCGCTCGGAGGGCACAGAGCGAGTCACAAGAAAACCATCAAAACCCAAGTGTTTGATGACTacgaagaggaagaagatgaagattttGAGGAAGGTGATGGGCAGGATGGTAACTTGGCGGTGGTGGAGAATCACAGGACATTTGAGTGCTCTGTTTGTTTCAGACGGTTTGATTCCGGCCAAGCACTCGGTGGGCATAAAAAAGTACACTACTACAATAATTTGACCAACAATGCCCCTGCTAGGAATGTTAATTTCTCATCATCTTCTACTAATTTTGTGGACAATTTGGTCATTGACCTCAATCTCCCTGCAccagaggaggaggaagaagaagatgaagaggttAGCCAGGTTGAATTATCAACAGTTTCCGATTAA
- the LOC103439217 gene encoding QWRF motif-containing protein 7, with protein MSRRQQQQQSSPRLLRSRSGTTSPTTTLTLTIPQNISSSSCTTTPCNSQRFTTPCRSKSIVKSRGNKDHKEEEVHALKQKKGGQENISRKQGTNNLGLNTSFAKLQGGSTSPSPRPRISVSVPPPRSPSAWALSPGRSLPWKVAPESPAAVPSTRASRVKSSGGGVGGVLKYFRLQKKVSPVQEEDFHRFRLLHNRLLQWRFANARAEAAKIAAQKSSQDKIFSVWLRTLKVRNFILDKRMQVQKLKHEIKVYQILNPQIILLNEWGKLDKKNQESVCRLVRKLSGISNTIPLVHDAEVDVESLYESMTTAMAMMEGILGMVSKLLPQLEKVLYMVTELLIAQKQQRELENNLALVSALAEEEASVRAHLIQMESM; from the exons ATGTCACGcaggcagcagcagcagcaatccAGCCCTCGACTTCTCAGAAGCAGAAGTGGAACTACTTCTCCGACCacaaccctaaccctaaccatACCGCAAAACATTTCAAGTTCATCATGCACTACCACGCCATGCAACAGCCAAAGATTCACCACCCCCTGCCGCTCGAAATCTATCGTAAAATCAAGAGGCAATAAGGATCACAAGGAAGAGGAAGTACATGCACTCAAGCAAAAGAAGGGCGGCCAAGAAAATATCAGTAGAAAACAAGGTACTAATAATTTAGGTTTAAATACAAGTTTTGCTAAGTTGCAGGGTGGGAGTACTAGTCCAAGTCCACGCCCTCGGATATCAGTGTCCGTGCCACCTCCGAGGTCTCCGTCCGCATGGGCGTTGTCGCCGGGACGGTCTTTGCCATGGAAGGTGGCGCCGGAGTCCCCGGCGGCTGTGCCTTCCACAAGAGCATCTAGGGTTAAGTCTAGTGGTGGCGGGGTTGGTGGGGTTTTGAAGTATTTTAGGCTGCAGAAGAAAGTGTCGCCGGTACAAGAGGAGGACTTCCACCGGTTTCGGCTTTTGCATAATAGGCTACTGCAGTGGAGGTTTGCAAATGCCAGAGCTGAGGCTGCTAAGATTGCTGCACAGAAAAGTTCACAG gataAAATATTTAGTGTGTGGCTTAGAACATTGAAGGTGAGAAACTTCATCCTAGACAAAAGAATGCAAGTGCAAAAGCTAAAGCATGAGATTAAGGTGTACCAGATTTTGAACCCACAAATTATTCTATTGAATGAATGGGGAAAActagataaaaaaaatcaagaatccGTCTGCAGGTTGGTGAGAAAATTGTCTGGAATTTCAAACACAATCCCTTTGGTACATGACGCGGAG GTAGATGTGGAGTCTCTGTACGAATCCATGACCACGGCCATGGCTATGATGGAAGGTATTTTAGGAATGGTCTCTAAACTGTTGCCGCAG CTGGAAAAGGTGCTTTACATGGTTACGGAGCTTTTAATCGCACAAAAACAACAGAGAGAATTGGAGAATAATTTAGCCTTGGTTTCTGCACTTGCG GAGGAGGAGGCAAGTGTAAGAGCACATCTAATCCAAATGGAGTCAATGTAA
- the LOC103426456 gene encoding P-loop NTPase domain-containing protein LPA1 homolog 2-like isoform X1 encodes MNNNKGKAVAVSSPNVNDIDDDDDGNGNISEDELDDDNNRSSGFSSTSIRFSSRNTSSKYDFVKVKVWLGDNADHYYVLSRFLLSRMLTVTKIPNYVAIKIALELKKLLIDNSLLDVSQSDLEVNLFKLMERRGYGEEYINRYKMMTRFHHQRVPLVILVCGTACVGKSTIATQLAQRLNLPNVLQTDMVYELLRTATDAPLTSTPVWARDFSSSEELITEFCRECRIVRKGLGGDMKKALKDGKPIIIEGIHLDPSIYLMEDDNKTQEQEKTQEADPVAIDGSKTQTENNSPSGSSSEVCNGTAHVSCKEGTPTNKVDEVSNHLEAIGLAGSVSEEKGESVTDPELSKSTYVKKEKSGTKPIIIPIVLNMAEFDHKALLEEEISTPTFSEKSIVQDKDKLIRNLKTIQDYLCSFNSQGLKVVNISATTFPQTLDWLHGYLLECIEHGISSVSNENSRQPAEI; translated from the exons ATGAACAACAACAAAGGCAAAGCAGTCGCCGTCTCAAGCCCCAACGTCAACGACatcgacgacgacgacgacggcAACGGTAACATCAGCGAAGACGAATTGGACGACGACAACAACAGAAGCAGTGGCTTCTCTTCCACTTCCATCAGATTCTCGTCCCGCAACACTTCCTCCAAATACGACTTCGTCAAG GTGAAGGTCTGGCTGGGTGATAATGCAGACCACTACTACGTTCTGTCCAGATTTTTGCTCAGTCGAATGTTGACTGTCACCAAG ATCCCGAATTATGTAGCGATTAAAATAGCGCTGGAGCTCAAGAAGTTGCTGATTGACAACAGCCTGCTAGATGT TTCGCAGTCCGATTTGGAAGTGAATTTGTTTAAG CTTATGGAACGAAGGGGTTATGGGGAAGAGTACATAAATCGGTACAAGATGATGACCAG ATTTCACCATCAACGAGTGCCTTTAGTTATTCTTGTATGTGGAACTGCCTGTGTTGGAAAGTCGACCATTGCTACCCAACTCGCACAAAGACTAAATTTGCCTAATGTCTTGCAG ACGGATATGGTATATGAATTGCTGCGCACGGCAACAGA TGCACCGTTGACATCTACTCCTGTATGGGCACGAGATTTCAGCTCCTCTGAGGAATTAATTACTGAATTTTGTAGGGAATGCAGGATTGTCCGTAAAG GATTGGGTGGTGATATGAAGAAAGCTCTGAAAGATGGAAAGCCAATAATAATAGAG GGAATACATTTGGATCCAAGCATTTATTTAATGGAAGATGATAATAAAACACAAGAACAAGAGAAAACTCAGGAGGCAGACCCCGTTGCAATAGATGGCTCCAAAACACAGACGGAAAACAATTCTCCAAGTGGAAGTTCATCTGAAGTTTGCAATGGTACTGCACATGTCAGCTGCAAAGAAGGGACACCAACTAACAAGGTGGATGAAGTCTCGAATCACCTGGAAGCTATTGGTCTAGCCGGAAGTGTTTCTGAGGAAAAAG GTGAAAGTGTTACTGATCCAGAGTTGAGTAAAAGTACTTATGTTAAGAAAGAGAAGTCTGGTACTAAACCAATTATTATACCTATAGTTTTGAATATGGCTGAATTTGATCATAAG GCATTACTAGAAGAGGAGATCTCGACTCCTACATTTAGTGAAAAATCTATAGTCCAG GATAAAGATAAGCTAATACGCAACTTAAAGACCATCCAGGACTatctttgttcattcaattcgCAG GGATTGAAAGTCGTCAATATATCAGCAACCACATTTCCGCAAACACTGGATTGGCTGCACGGTTATCTTCTTGAG
- the LOC103426457 gene encoding F-box protein At5g51380-like: protein MGYRATAEDDPETMSLQAVKANSKTGPLPSSKRRTATWADIWLKRNTTPLKNLIFAMQLASPKSKPAHETLIPHCENIDRTSVLSDEILLKILAKLPESQRKPSSVVCKRWLNLHGCLVRSIKVLDWNFLQSGRLISRFPNLNQVDLLAGSLIPDQNSEILLSCGMFPVHTGFGFSPNQRVLESSLLPAEVVDRGLDGLASGCPNLRKLVVIGASELGLLSVAEECPTLQELELHKCSDNVLRGIAVCENLQVLKLVANVEGLYSSVVSDIGLTILAQGCTRLVKLELWGCEGSFDGIKAIGQCCQMLEELTFCDHRMDGGWVAALSYCENLKTLRFQSCKRIETVPGPDEYLDACPALERLHLEKCQLRDKKSVGALFMVCGAAREIVLQDCWGLENDMFMLANTCRRVKFLSLEGCSVLTTEGLESVILPWTELECLRVVSCKNLKDKEISPALVTLFSTLKELQWRPETKSLLPSSIIGTIIGKKGSRFFRKSRRHEI from the exons ATGGGATACAGAGCAACAGCGGAAGACGACCCTGAAACGATGTCGTTACAGGCAGTGAAAGCGAACTCAAAGACCGGCCCTTTACCGTCGTCGAAGCGGCGGACGGCGACCTGGGCAGACATCTGGCTCAAGAGGAACACCACCCCTCTCAAGAACCTGATATTCGCTATGCAGCTGGCTTCCCCCAAATCGAAACCCGCCCACGAGACCCTTATCCCCCATTGCGAAAACATTGATCGGACTTCCGTGTTATCCGACGAAATCCTCCTCAAGATTCTCGCCAAGCTGCCGGAGTCGCAGCGGAAGCCTAGCTCCGTCGTCTGCAAGCGGTGGCTCAACCTCCACGGCTGCCTTGTACGGTCAATCAAGGTCTTGGACTGGAACTTTCTCCAATCTGGTCGGTTAATTTCTCGGTTTCCCAATCTGAATCAGGTGGACCTGCTAGCTGGGTCGTTGATTCCGGACCAAAATTCTGAAATTTTGTTGAGTTGTGGGATGTTTCCGGTGCATACCGGTTTCGGGTTTTCGCCGAATCAGCGAGTTCTGGAATCGAGTTTGCTTCCAGCTGAAGTTGTTGATAGAGGGCTTGACGGGTTGGCGAGCGGGTGCCCCAACTTGCGGAAGCTTGTGGTGATTGGCGCTAGTGAATTGGGGCTGCTGAGTGTAGCAGAGGAGTGCCCCACATTGCAAGAACTGGAATTGCACAAGTGCAGCGACAATGTGCTGCGTGGGATTGCGGTGTGTGAGAATTTGCAGGTGTTGAAGCTGGTTGCAAATGTAGAGGGACTTTACAGTTCAGTGGTTTCAGATATCGGATTGACGATTTTAGCTCAAGGGTGTACTAGATTGGTAAAGCTGGAGCTTTGGGGATGTGAGGGTAGCTTTGATGGGATTAAGGCAATTGGGCAGTGTTGCCAAATGTTGGAGGAGCTGACTTTCTGTGATCATAGGATGGATGGTGGGTGGGTGGCCGCCCTTTCGTACTGCGAAAATTTGAAGACTTTGAGGTTTCAATCGTGTAAGAGGATTGAAACTGTTCCGGGGCCGGACGAGTATTTGGATGCTTGTCCGGCTCTGGAAAGGTTGCATTTGGAGAAATGTCAGCTGAGGGACAAGAAGAGTGTGGGAGCTTTGTTTATGGTGTGTGGAGCCGCCAGGGAGATTGTTTTACAGGACTGTTGGGGATTGGAGAATGATATGTTCATGCTAGCAAACACTTGCAG GAGAGTGAAGTTCCTATCACTAGAAGGATGCTCGGTACTAACAACAGAGGGTCTGGAGTCTGTAATTCTTCCCTGGACGGAGCTCGAATGTCTTCGAGTAGTGTCGTGCAAGAACTTAAAGGACAAGGAGATATCTCCTGCACTCGTAACCTTATTTTCTACTCTCAAAGAGCTGCAATGGAGACCGGAAACCAAATCTCTTCTCCCGTCAAGCATTATCGGAACCATCATAGGAAAGAAAGGCAGTAGATTTTTCAGGAAGAGTCGAAGACACGAGATCTGA
- the LOC103426456 gene encoding P-loop NTPase domain-containing protein LPA1 homolog 2-like isoform X2, with translation MNNNKGKAVAVSSPNVNDIDDDDDGNGNISEDELDDDNNRSSGFSSTSIRFSSRNTSSKYDFVKVKVWLGDNADHYYVLSRFLLSRMLTVTKIPNYVAIKIALELKKLLIDNSLLDVSQSDLEVNLFKLMERRGYGEEYINRYKMMTRFHHQRVPLVILVCGTACVGKSTIATQLAQRLNLPNVLQTDMVYELLRTATEECRIVRKGLGGDMKKALKDGKPIIIEGIHLDPSIYLMEDDNKTQEQEKTQEADPVAIDGSKTQTENNSPSGSSSEVCNGTAHVSCKEGTPTNKVDEVSNHLEAIGLAGSVSEEKGESVTDPELSKSTYVKKEKSGTKPIIIPIVLNMAEFDHKALLEEEISTPTFSEKSIVQDKDKLIRNLKTIQDYLCSFNSQGLKVVNISATTFPQTLDWLHGYLLECIEHGISSVSNENSRQPAEI, from the exons ATGAACAACAACAAAGGCAAAGCAGTCGCCGTCTCAAGCCCCAACGTCAACGACatcgacgacgacgacgacggcAACGGTAACATCAGCGAAGACGAATTGGACGACGACAACAACAGAAGCAGTGGCTTCTCTTCCACTTCCATCAGATTCTCGTCCCGCAACACTTCCTCCAAATACGACTTCGTCAAG GTGAAGGTCTGGCTGGGTGATAATGCAGACCACTACTACGTTCTGTCCAGATTTTTGCTCAGTCGAATGTTGACTGTCACCAAG ATCCCGAATTATGTAGCGATTAAAATAGCGCTGGAGCTCAAGAAGTTGCTGATTGACAACAGCCTGCTAGATGT TTCGCAGTCCGATTTGGAAGTGAATTTGTTTAAG CTTATGGAACGAAGGGGTTATGGGGAAGAGTACATAAATCGGTACAAGATGATGACCAG ATTTCACCATCAACGAGTGCCTTTAGTTATTCTTGTATGTGGAACTGCCTGTGTTGGAAAGTCGACCATTGCTACCCAACTCGCACAAAGACTAAATTTGCCTAATGTCTTGCAG ACGGATATGGTATATGAATTGCTGCGCACGGCAACAGA GGAATGCAGGATTGTCCGTAAAG GATTGGGTGGTGATATGAAGAAAGCTCTGAAAGATGGAAAGCCAATAATAATAGAG GGAATACATTTGGATCCAAGCATTTATTTAATGGAAGATGATAATAAAACACAAGAACAAGAGAAAACTCAGGAGGCAGACCCCGTTGCAATAGATGGCTCCAAAACACAGACGGAAAACAATTCTCCAAGTGGAAGTTCATCTGAAGTTTGCAATGGTACTGCACATGTCAGCTGCAAAGAAGGGACACCAACTAACAAGGTGGATGAAGTCTCGAATCACCTGGAAGCTATTGGTCTAGCCGGAAGTGTTTCTGAGGAAAAAG GTGAAAGTGTTACTGATCCAGAGTTGAGTAAAAGTACTTATGTTAAGAAAGAGAAGTCTGGTACTAAACCAATTATTATACCTATAGTTTTGAATATGGCTGAATTTGATCATAAG GCATTACTAGAAGAGGAGATCTCGACTCCTACATTTAGTGAAAAATCTATAGTCCAG GATAAAGATAAGCTAATACGCAACTTAAAGACCATCCAGGACTatctttgttcattcaattcgCAG GGATTGAAAGTCGTCAATATATCAGCAACCACATTTCCGCAAACACTGGATTGGCTGCACGGTTATCTTCTTGAG